One part of the Sphingobacterium sp. LZ7M1 genome encodes these proteins:
- a CDS encoding TIGR00730 family Rossman fold protein: MVKDDKIRNSFANKTWQEIKVKDSWQIFKIMSEFVDGFEKLAKIGPCVSIFGSARTPDEHKYYQMTVEIARLLADRGYGVISGGGPGIMEAANKGAYTAGGKSVGLNIELPHEQFHNKYIDRDKLLEFNYFFVRKVMFMKYSQGYIVLPGGFGTMDELFEAVTLIQTGKIARFPIVLVGTEYWNGLFDWIKNTMLGNKYISEEDLNLYRMVDTAEEATEHIFRFYDKYLLKPNF, from the coding sequence ATGGTTAAAGACGATAAAATCAGAAATTCATTTGCCAATAAAACTTGGCAAGAAATTAAGGTAAAAGACTCTTGGCAAATCTTTAAGATCATGTCGGAGTTTGTAGATGGGTTTGAAAAATTGGCTAAGATTGGCCCCTGTGTTTCGATCTTTGGATCGGCAAGGACACCGGATGAGCATAAATATTATCAAATGACCGTAGAGATTGCGAGGCTATTGGCAGACCGCGGGTACGGTGTTATATCAGGTGGTGGACCAGGAATCATGGAAGCTGCCAATAAAGGAGCCTATACGGCCGGAGGTAAGTCGGTAGGACTGAACATTGAACTGCCACATGAGCAATTCCACAATAAATATATTGACCGCGATAAATTACTGGAGTTTAATTATTTCTTTGTCCGCAAGGTTATGTTCATGAAATATTCTCAAGGTTATATCGTATTGCCAGGAGGGTTCGGGACAATGGACGAACTGTTTGAAGCTGTTACATTGATACAAACTGGTAAGATTGCCCGCTTCCCTATCGTACTGGTTGGTACTGAATACTGGAACGGCCTTTTTGACTGGATCAAAAACACCATGCTTGGCAATAAATATATCAGCGAGGAAGATCTGAACCTATACAGAATGGTGGATACAGCGGAAGAAGCTACTGAACATATCTTTAGGTTCTATGATAAATATCTGTTGAAACCGAATTTTTAG
- a CDS encoding TonB-dependent receptor produces the protein MKKISTQLVTLFSMLLLCNVAWAQTVLRGVVTDGTNPVAGASVLVQGTSAGTSTDANGAFTLNSPKTSGVLIFRVLGFNTSEIKFAEGQSDLGTIVLQAQEDGEAIGEVVVIGKGIIDIADRKTPIAVSTITPLEIQEKSGANVEFPELMKNTPSIYVADQASGFGDSKMFVRGFDQSNTAFLLNGQPINGMEDGNMYWSNWSAMSDVANLIQIQRGLGSSKLAISSVGGTVNIVTKATDMVRRGSVGMSTGNDGLAKAMISYSTGMQGKWGVSFMLNGWRADKKYALGTAGAGQNYFVSVGYKPNDNNTFNFMIFGAPQWHDQNFSKPLETSYREIGPTGNKTKVIATPGYDITGERGNSNYGWYNGEGLSQRTNFYHKPVTNLNWDLKIDDKSSLSTVLYASMGKGGGTGILGNGPGYTVNGFNAANGTTNWDALAAINAAQPNKISSGNNGSALRASVNNHFWYGLVSNYNFEANENFSFNLGADLRFYKGDHFQQLINLLGSEGRIADNKTREKGYVVSETFSTNPWSSLFNSADVDQRVGYDNSEKINYQGLFGQVEYSLDGFTAFVQGSLSNQSYQKIDRWNYAEGEKKSKFDNKFGYNIKGGASYTFEDAHTIFANIGQYSRQPFLDNVFVSNTVDFVDPSVDNEKIFGVEAGYKYSNPIVAVSFNAYYTKWDNRFTDYTARDYTVGGTTYPDVTYLFTGVGQLHKGLELEFDVNVLSNLKLRGYGSIGDWKYDGTSPYRVRDNNSFDIVFEDKAGQDLTGVKVGNAAQTTFGLGVKYFILPQFSIDADYNHYARLYGNVNVDDVIKSSLNNEVYQPEELKAYNVVDAGLSYTFNLKNGKNIKFRGNVKNLFNENYFSRKDAFGYFYGLGTTWNTGLTYNF, from the coding sequence ATGAAAAAAATCTCTACTCAATTAGTAACATTATTCTCAATGTTGTTGCTTTGCAACGTCGCTTGGGCACAGACAGTCCTAAGAGGTGTTGTAACTGATGGCACCAATCCGGTTGCGGGGGCATCTGTATTAGTACAGGGCACATCGGCAGGTACATCGACTGATGCAAATGGAGCTTTTACCCTGAACTCTCCAAAAACATCAGGTGTTTTAATTTTCCGCGTTCTAGGATTCAACACTAGCGAAATCAAATTCGCAGAAGGACAATCTGATTTAGGAACAATTGTTTTACAAGCTCAAGAAGATGGTGAAGCAATTGGTGAAGTAGTGGTAATTGGTAAAGGTATTATTGATATCGCCGATAGAAAAACGCCTATCGCTGTATCAACCATTACACCTTTAGAAATTCAAGAAAAAAGTGGTGCTAACGTTGAATTCCCGGAATTAATGAAGAACACCCCATCAATCTACGTTGCCGACCAAGCAAGTGGTTTTGGTGATTCTAAAATGTTCGTTCGTGGTTTCGACCAATCGAATACGGCATTCTTATTAAATGGTCAACCTATCAATGGTATGGAAGATGGTAACATGTACTGGTCTAACTGGTCAGCTATGTCTGATGTTGCTAACTTGATCCAGATTCAAAGAGGTCTTGGTTCTTCTAAATTAGCTATTTCTTCAGTGGGTGGTACAGTGAACATCGTAACTAAAGCTACTGACATGGTAAGAAGAGGTTCCGTAGGTATGTCAACTGGTAATGATGGATTAGCAAAAGCTATGATTTCTTACAGTACTGGTATGCAAGGAAAATGGGGGGTATCATTTATGTTGAACGGATGGAGAGCTGATAAAAAATATGCTCTAGGTACTGCAGGTGCTGGACAAAACTATTTTGTTTCTGTGGGTTACAAGCCAAATGATAACAACACCTTCAACTTCATGATCTTTGGTGCTCCACAGTGGCACGACCAAAACTTCTCTAAACCTTTAGAGACTAGCTACAGAGAAATCGGTCCTACAGGAAATAAAACTAAAGTTATTGCTACTCCAGGTTATGATATCACTGGTGAAAGAGGTAACTCTAACTACGGTTGGTACAACGGTGAAGGTCTTTCTCAAAGAACTAACTTCTACCACAAGCCAGTAACGAACTTAAACTGGGACTTGAAAATTGATGATAAATCATCTCTTTCTACCGTACTTTACGCTTCAATGGGTAAAGGTGGTGGTACTGGTATCTTGGGTAATGGTCCAGGTTATACCGTTAATGGTTTTAACGCAGCAAATGGTACTACAAACTGGGATGCCCTAGCTGCTATTAATGCTGCTCAACCTAACAAAATCTCTAGCGGAAACAATGGTTCTGCATTAAGAGCTTCTGTAAACAACCACTTCTGGTACGGTTTGGTTTCTAACTACAACTTCGAAGCAAACGAAAACTTCTCTTTCAACTTAGGTGCTGATTTACGTTTCTACAAAGGTGATCACTTCCAACAATTGATTAACCTATTAGGTTCTGAAGGTCGTATCGCCGATAATAAAACTCGTGAAAAAGGTTATGTAGTTTCTGAGACTTTCTCAACTAACCCTTGGTCTTCATTGTTCAATAGTGCTGATGTAGATCAAAGAGTAGGATATGACAACTCCGAGAAAATCAATTACCAAGGTCTTTTTGGTCAAGTAGAATATAGTTTAGATGGATTCACTGCATTCGTTCAGGGTTCCCTTTCTAACCAATCTTACCAAAAAATCGATCGTTGGAACTATGCTGAAGGCGAAAAGAAATCTAAATTCGATAACAAATTCGGTTACAACATTAAAGGAGGTGCTTCCTATACTTTCGAAGATGCACACACAATTTTCGCTAATATTGGACAATACTCCCGTCAACCATTCTTAGATAACGTATTTGTTTCTAATACGGTAGATTTTGTAGATCCTTCAGTGGATAATGAAAAAATCTTCGGTGTTGAGGCTGGTTATAAATATTCTAACCCAATCGTTGCAGTTAGCTTCAATGCTTACTACACAAAATGGGATAACAGATTCACTGATTACACAGCAAGAGATTATACTGTAGGTGGAACAACATACCCTGATGTAACTTACTTATTCACTGGTGTTGGTCAGCTTCACAAAGGTTTAGAATTAGAATTTGATGTAAACGTTCTTTCTAACCTTAAATTAAGAGGTTACGGATCAATCGGTGACTGGAAATATGATGGTACATCTCCTTACCGTGTAAGAGATAACAACTCATTTGATATCGTTTTCGAAGATAAAGCAGGTCAAGATTTAACTGGTGTAAAAGTAGGTAATGCTGCACAGACAACTTTTGGTCTTGGTGTTAAATACTTTATCCTTCCTCAATTCTCAATCGATGCTGATTACAACCACTATGCTAGATTATACGGTAATGTGAATGTAGATGACGTAATCAAATCATCTTTGAACAATGAAGTTTACCAACCTGAAGAATTAAAAGCTTATAACGTAGTAGATGCTGGTTTAAGCTATACTTTCAACTTGAAAAACGGTAAAAACATTAAATTCAGAGGTAATGTGAAAAACCTTTTCAACGAGAACTACTTCTCTAGAAAAGATGCTTTCGGTTATTTCTACGGTTTAGGTACTACTTGGAACACAGGTTTGACTTACAACTTCTAA
- a CDS encoding endonuclease MutS2, whose amino-acid sequence MIYPQNAVEKLGFTEIKELIKAKCLSEAGKELVDKIQPQVKLDLIDRFLRQANEFKELLVHDAPLPVDHFYPIKAIIEKAKVEGSFLLEEEFHRVLLSLRTVYAVIRYFNDRAQQYPNLELLFEHLPIEKNILRQIEQIIDDRGKIKDNASKLLLEITSQISKAEQEARKRLDTVYKQAQQNGWTADGSLTIRDGRLCIPILAENKRKLKGLIHDESASGQTAYIEPEEVFHLNNKVRDLEFERRREIVRILTTLTSELRPHVPLLFAYHGLLTKLDFVRAKALFALDIDAQMPELSKEAEVFLVNAKHPLLYLASKQEGHHSVVPLNLRIDGTDRVLLVSGPNAGGKSVCMKTVGLLQLMFQSGLLIPCDTNSKLGVFKQFFADIGDDQSIDSDLSTYSAHLSKMKHFTQFSNARTMVLIDEFGTGTDPQFGGPIAEAVLEVLNKKQIRGVITTHYSNLKVFASNSEGIENASMLFDNEAMKPLYVLQTGKPGSSYAFEIAQNIGLPKEVLHLAKQKIGVQQKKVDTLLVDLEREKKEVYDTKVAINLREKEIVGQQAELNELKSYLEENKRQLLKDAKEEARQIIKSANKLVENTIAEIKTKQADKEETKKLRAGLQHASDNLKEKSVKEIKKPEVVNETAETVEVGDWVKIIDTGNEAQVIEIAKNNLILALGDLRTVVKKNKVEKLRGKEKAKAAKRFRSVASDSVADFSPEVDVRGMRTEDALGKIEQVLDRAVMIGYPSLKIVHGKGDGILRKFIRDYLRKYNQVSRFEDEHADRGGDGITYAYLD is encoded by the coding sequence ATGATATATCCACAGAACGCAGTAGAAAAGTTAGGATTTACGGAAATTAAGGAGCTCATCAAGGCAAAATGCCTTAGTGAGGCGGGGAAAGAATTGGTAGATAAAATCCAACCTCAAGTGAAATTGGATTTAATCGATCGCTTCTTGCGTCAGGCAAATGAGTTCAAGGAACTCCTTGTCCATGATGCTCCTCTTCCTGTAGACCATTTTTACCCTATAAAAGCCATTATTGAAAAAGCAAAAGTTGAAGGCTCCTTCCTACTGGAAGAAGAATTTCACCGTGTTTTGCTATCCCTAAGGACGGTTTATGCCGTAATCCGTTATTTCAATGACCGTGCTCAGCAATACCCAAACCTGGAACTGCTTTTCGAGCACCTTCCTATAGAAAAGAATATCCTGCGTCAGATCGAACAGATCATCGACGATAGGGGAAAGATCAAGGACAATGCCTCTAAGCTCTTATTAGAAATAACCTCACAGATCAGCAAAGCAGAACAGGAAGCAAGGAAACGCCTTGATACTGTTTATAAGCAAGCGCAACAGAATGGTTGGACAGCTGATGGGAGTTTGACCATCCGCGACGGTAGGTTATGTATTCCCATTCTAGCCGAAAATAAGCGTAAGCTGAAAGGTCTGATCCATGATGAATCGGCTTCAGGCCAAACGGCTTATATTGAACCTGAAGAAGTGTTCCACCTTAATAATAAGGTTAGGGATCTGGAATTTGAAAGAAGGAGGGAGATCGTCAGGATCTTGACCACGCTGACTTCTGAACTAAGGCCTCATGTTCCCTTATTGTTTGCATACCATGGGCTGTTGACCAAATTGGATTTTGTGAGGGCCAAGGCATTGTTCGCATTGGATATAGATGCGCAAATGCCTGAACTTTCCAAAGAAGCTGAAGTGTTCCTGGTAAATGCCAAACATCCACTTCTTTATTTGGCATCGAAACAAGAAGGTCATCATTCGGTCGTTCCATTGAATCTCAGGATCGATGGAACGGATCGTGTTTTGTTGGTTTCAGGACCTAATGCAGGAGGTAAATCCGTATGTATGAAAACCGTTGGCCTCTTACAGTTGATGTTTCAATCGGGCCTGTTGATTCCTTGTGATACCAATTCTAAGCTTGGTGTTTTCAAGCAATTCTTTGCGGATATCGGGGATGATCAATCCATCGACAGCGATTTAAGTACTTACTCGGCACATCTTTCCAAGATGAAGCACTTTACCCAGTTTTCAAATGCCAGGACAATGGTCCTGATCGATGAATTCGGAACGGGTACAGATCCGCAGTTCGGTGGCCCTATTGCCGAAGCTGTCTTGGAAGTACTGAACAAAAAGCAAATTCGGGGAGTGATCACGACCCACTATTCAAACCTGAAAGTCTTTGCGAGCAATTCAGAAGGTATCGAAAATGCATCCATGCTATTCGATAATGAAGCGATGAAGCCTTTATATGTGCTTCAGACAGGGAAACCAGGTAGTTCCTATGCCTTTGAAATCGCACAGAATATTGGTTTGCCTAAAGAAGTCCTTCACCTAGCCAAACAGAAAATCGGTGTTCAGCAAAAGAAAGTAGATACCCTATTGGTCGACCTGGAACGCGAAAAGAAAGAGGTCTACGATACGAAGGTTGCCATCAATCTGCGTGAAAAAGAAATCGTAGGACAGCAAGCTGAATTGAATGAATTAAAGAGCTATTTGGAAGAGAATAAGCGACAATTGCTCAAAGATGCCAAGGAAGAAGCTAGGCAGATCATTAAGAGCGCCAATAAACTGGTTGAAAATACCATTGCTGAAATCAAGACCAAACAGGCCGATAAGGAAGAGACCAAAAAACTGAGAGCTGGATTGCAACATGCTTCCGATAACCTGAAGGAAAAATCAGTTAAGGAAATCAAAAAGCCTGAGGTTGTCAACGAAACTGCTGAAACGGTAGAGGTAGGGGACTGGGTGAAAATTATTGATACAGGTAATGAAGCCCAAGTGATTGAGATTGCGAAGAATAACCTGATCTTGGCCCTCGGTGATCTCCGGACGGTTGTCAAAAAAAATAAAGTAGAAAAACTGAGAGGAAAGGAGAAAGCTAAGGCCGCTAAGCGATTTAGATCCGTTGCTTCGGATAGTGTTGCTGACTTTAGTCCCGAGGTTGATGTACGTGGCATGCGAACTGAAGATGCTTTAGGTAAAATAGAGCAGGTTTTAGATCGCGCCGTTATGATTGGATATCCATCATTAAAGATAGTACACGGTAAAGGAGATGGGATTTTGCGCAAATTCATCCGCGATTATTTAAGGAAATATAACCAGGTTAGCCGTTTTGAAGATGAACATGCCGACAGGGGCGGAGATGGGATTACCTACGCTTACCTGGACTAA
- a CDS encoding DUF4296 domain-containing protein, whose translation MQRLILGLLPLFFIVFSCKKQVPEGILPQEDMVELMTEVHILDGYISNIPVDSAKKVIDPLYEQLFAKFGIDSAKFTKNVNYYFGNPTLTVKTYDQVVKTLEKRERSYYSQDSLKNLILQDSMSRVTRMQVKLQTLNNMILNAEADSAELSIADRTRRFYEPVGLMRFWEKNILEKKAPMGTETPDISTLPIPENTTPETSPDVQKPTELKPQDNLDTIPFRHRNERLKPVTRPRERPIVQ comes from the coding sequence ATGCAACGCTTAATACTGGGTTTACTTCCTTTGTTTTTTATCGTTTTCTCCTGCAAAAAGCAGGTTCCTGAAGGTATTTTGCCCCAAGAAGACATGGTTGAGCTCATGACCGAGGTGCATATCCTTGACGGTTACATTTCTAATATACCCGTGGATAGTGCCAAAAAGGTCATTGACCCGCTGTATGAGCAGCTTTTTGCTAAATTCGGAATAGATTCTGCAAAATTTACCAAGAATGTAAATTATTATTTCGGAAATCCCACATTAACCGTAAAGACTTACGACCAGGTCGTCAAAACCCTGGAAAAAAGAGAACGCAGTTATTATAGTCAGGATTCCTTGAAGAATCTCATTTTGCAGGATAGCATGAGCAGAGTTACCAGAATGCAAGTTAAATTACAGACCTTGAACAATATGATCCTAAATGCCGAAGCTGATTCTGCGGAACTTAGCATTGCCGATAGGACCAGAAGATTTTATGAACCTGTAGGATTGATGCGCTTTTGGGAAAAAAATATTTTGGAAAAGAAAGCACCAATGGGTACTGAAACCCCCGATATATCTACTTTGCCAATCCCTGAAAATACAACTCCCGAAACTTCACCTGATGTACAAAAACCAACTGAGTTGAAGCCGCAGGATAATTTAGATACTATTCCTTTTAGACATCGAAACGAAAGACTGAAGCCGGTCACTAGGCCACGCGAAAGACCTATTGTACAATAG
- a CDS encoding YggS family pyridoxal phosphate-dependent enzyme, which produces MSIAKNITELQKELSPIGVTLVAISKTKPNEDIMEAYEAGQRIFGENQVQDLVAKYESLPKDIEWHLVGHLQTNKVKYIAPFVSLIHSVDSLKVLAEINKHALKNNRIIDCLLQVYIADEDTKFGLDHAEAIELLRSEEFEGFKNIRIRGLMGIASNTENEKIIKEEFYELKMLFDGIKTTYFRKEESFDILSMGMSSDYKIAIEQGSNMVRLGSTIFGKRVIKHYKAQ; this is translated from the coding sequence ATGAGTATAGCAAAGAATATTACAGAATTACAAAAAGAATTGTCGCCTATCGGTGTTACATTAGTTGCGATTTCGAAAACAAAGCCTAATGAAGATATTATGGAGGCCTATGAGGCAGGTCAACGGATTTTTGGTGAAAACCAAGTTCAGGACCTCGTTGCCAAATATGAAAGCTTGCCCAAAGACATTGAATGGCATTTGGTTGGCCACCTTCAGACCAATAAGGTTAAATACATAGCTCCTTTTGTAAGTTTGATCCATTCTGTTGACTCCTTGAAGGTTTTGGCTGAAATCAATAAACATGCGCTAAAGAACAACCGCATCATCGACTGCCTATTGCAGGTGTATATTGCTGATGAGGATACAAAATTCGGTTTGGACCATGCTGAGGCGATTGAACTATTACGTTCTGAGGAGTTTGAAGGATTTAAAAACATCCGTATCCGAGGATTGATGGGGATTGCCAGCAATACGGAAAACGAAAAGATCATTAAAGAAGAGTTCTATGAGTTAAAAATGCTTTTTGACGGAATAAAGACCACTTATTTCCGCAAAGAGGAAAGTTTTGATATCTTGTCCATGGGTATGAGCTCTGATTATAAGATTGCTATCGAGCAAGGCAGCAATATGGTAAGATTAGGAAGTACCATATTTGGTAAGAGAGTCATCAAACACTATAAAGCACAATAA
- a CDS encoding GNAT family N-acetyltransferase, which yields MSLTIRNAVKADCPRLLELIKELALFEKAPEEVTVSMEEFEDSGFGENPVWWAFVGEYEGEIIGMSLYYIRYSTWKGRRLYLEDIIITESMRGKGFGKDLLDHTIAYAKEQGYSGMMWQVLDWNTPAIDFYKKYNSKFDEEWINVNINF from the coding sequence ATGAGTTTAACCATTCGCAATGCAGTAAAGGCAGACTGCCCAAGGTTATTGGAATTGATCAAGGAATTGGCCCTGTTTGAAAAAGCACCTGAAGAAGTGACGGTCAGCATGGAGGAATTTGAAGATTCTGGATTTGGGGAAAATCCGGTTTGGTGGGCATTTGTTGGTGAATACGAAGGTGAAATTATTGGTATGTCCTTATATTATATAAGGTATTCGACCTGGAAAGGGAGAAGATTGTATTTAGAGGACATTATCATCACGGAAAGCATGCGTGGCAAAGGTTTCGGAAAAGATCTGCTGGATCATACCATTGCTTATGCCAAAGAGCAGGGATATTCTGGGATGATGTGGCAGGTACTAGATTGGAATACCCCAGCAATAGATTTTTATAAAAAGTATAACAGCAAATTCGATGAAGAGTGGATCAATGTCAATATCAATTTTTAG
- a CDS encoding DUF3298 and DUF4163 domain-containing protein, with protein sequence MSISIFRPSLYPILASVFLLASASSCQSNKTDGSKSHKVVVTGSKDTLVYNDTSIKEISPYFAADGDRIDTTYVGLTYPIFEDSTMNRYVKENILLDKEQTLEQYVHNFLEGYANFVEENEVKHPLAWQKETFIGVMMNNPYLIMMDNITYEFSGGAHGNSYTLWNVYDVQTKEKLKLNTFISENKMKEFTKIAERFFRKEEGLSDTSSYKDDYFFENDTFSLAANYGVSKEGIIFFYNPYEIKPYSGGTTYLTIPYEEIQDCMTQTGKNYIKNITEYYNSIQ encoded by the coding sequence ATGTCAATATCAATTTTTAGACCCAGCCTATACCCTATCTTAGCGTCTGTATTCCTTTTGGCCTCAGCCAGTTCTTGTCAGAGCAACAAAACAGATGGATCTAAATCGCATAAAGTGGTCGTTACTGGATCTAAAGACACCCTTGTTTACAACGACACCAGCATTAAAGAGATCAGTCCTTATTTTGCTGCAGATGGTGATCGGATTGACACGACCTATGTTGGATTGACATATCCAATTTTTGAGGACAGTACGATGAACCGATACGTCAAAGAAAACATTCTTTTGGACAAGGAACAGACATTGGAACAATATGTCCATAATTTCTTGGAGGGATATGCCAATTTTGTTGAAGAAAATGAGGTAAAACATCCTCTTGCTTGGCAAAAGGAAACCTTTATCGGTGTGATGATGAATAACCCCTATCTCATCATGATGGACAATATCACCTATGAGTTTTCGGGAGGTGCCCATGGCAATAGTTATACCCTATGGAACGTTTATGATGTCCAAACAAAAGAAAAATTAAAGCTGAATACGTTTATTTCTGAGAATAAGATGAAAGAATTTACTAAAATTGCAGAAAGATTCTTTCGAAAAGAGGAAGGACTCTCGGATACCAGCAGCTATAAGGATGATTATTTCTTCGAAAATGACACATTTTCCTTGGCAGCTAATTATGGGGTTTCCAAAGAGGGCATCATATTTTTTTATAATCCCTACGAAATCAAACCCTATTCGGGAGGTACCACTTATCTCACCATTCCTTATGAAGAAATTCAGGATTGTATGACCCAGACCGGAAAGAATTACATAAAAAACATTACAGAGTATTACAATTCAATTCAGTAG
- a CDS encoding aspartate kinase, which translates to MQVFKFGGASVKSAENIKNVVSIVERYKDSSLLIVVSAIGKTTDKLVKVTESYIKRDGACFEHLESLKKEHFDILHELFPDHNHPVYDDIANTFVEIEWILEEEPQDDYDYLYDQIVSVGELLSTKIVAAYSSYQGLATQWVDARDFIMTDNTYREGKVDWEKTEEKIRKDLPSILDEYIVVTQGFIGSTSENFTTTLGREGSDYSAAIFAASLNAENITIWKDVPGVLNADPKWFDQTELIPELSYTDAIELTYYGATVIHPKTIKPLQNKKITLNVRSFINPEEPGTQIKTTNQTLPVPSFIFKVNQVFINIQPRDFSFIVEDNLSHIFDAFHQNRIKINMMHNSAISFSVSVDDTGENVLNLLEQLKKRYKVSVATGLELITIRYYNQQTIDRVLVNKEIFRELKDSYTCQMLVKNKDE; encoded by the coding sequence ATGCAGGTATTTAAATTTGGCGGAGCCTCCGTTAAAAGTGCAGAAAATATAAAAAATGTAGTTTCCATTGTTGAACGATATAAGGATTCTTCCCTTTTGATCGTGGTTTCGGCAATCGGTAAAACGACAGATAAGTTGGTAAAAGTGACAGAGAGTTACATCAAACGTGATGGTGCATGTTTTGAACACCTTGAAAGTTTGAAGAAAGAACATTTTGATATCCTGCATGAATTGTTTCCTGACCATAACCATCCTGTTTATGATGATATCGCCAATACTTTTGTAGAAATTGAGTGGATCTTGGAAGAAGAACCGCAAGATGACTATGACTATCTCTATGACCAGATCGTTTCTGTAGGAGAATTGCTTTCTACCAAAATTGTTGCTGCATATTCTTCTTATCAAGGATTAGCAACCCAATGGGTGGATGCAAGGGATTTTATCATGACCGATAACACTTACCGTGAGGGCAAAGTGGATTGGGAAAAGACAGAAGAAAAGATCCGAAAGGATCTGCCAAGCATTTTAGATGAATATATCGTCGTTACACAAGGATTTATCGGTTCAACTTCTGAAAACTTTACGACTACCCTTGGCCGAGAAGGTTCAGATTATTCTGCGGCCATCTTTGCTGCAAGCCTAAATGCAGAAAACATCACGATATGGAAGGATGTACCGGGAGTCCTGAATGCGGATCCTAAGTGGTTTGACCAAACAGAACTTATTCCTGAACTATCCTATACCGATGCAATTGAATTAACATATTATGGAGCAACGGTGATTCATCCTAAAACCATCAAACCGCTTCAAAATAAGAAAATCACACTGAATGTCCGTTCATTTATTAACCCAGAAGAGCCTGGTACACAGATAAAAACAACGAACCAAACCCTTCCTGTGCCTTCTTTTATCTTTAAGGTCAATCAGGTCTTTATCAATATTCAACCGCGCGATTTCTCCTTTATCGTAGAGGATAACTTGAGCCATATCTTTGATGCCTTCCACCAGAATCGAATCAAGATCAATATGATGCACAACTCTGCTATCAGTTTCTCGGTAAGCGTGGATGATACCGGAGAGAATGTCCTAAACCTATTGGAACAGTTGAAAAAGAGATATAAGGTATCAGTGGCCACTGGATTAGAATTAATTACCATTCGATACTACAATCAACAAACTATAGATCGCGTTTTGGTAAATAAGGAAATTTTTCGCGAACTTAAGGATAGTTACACTTGCCAAATGCTGGTGAAAAACAAAGATGAATAA